The following are encoded in a window of Geobacter metallireducens GS-15 genomic DNA:
- a CDS encoding Hcp family type VI secretion system effector produces the protein MAMPAHLTLTGEKQGKIDGSCELQGREKTILVYSMNHDIHMPKDPHSGLPTGKRVHGPLSIVKEFDASSPKMYQALCTGEHLKDVTLKFYRITKQGTEEHYYTIKLEDAIVVSMKPYMPVTLLEENNPYRHMEEVAFTYRKIKWTWEPNGIEAEDSWSVPK, from the coding sequence ATGGCAATGCCCGCACACCTCACCCTCACCGGTGAAAAACAGGGGAAGATTGACGGTTCCTGTGAACTGCAGGGACGTGAAAAAACCATCCTCGTCTACTCCATGAATCACGACATCCACATGCCGAAGGATCCCCACTCGGGGCTTCCCACCGGCAAGCGGGTTCACGGCCCCCTGAGCATCGTAAAGGAGTTCGACGCCAGCTCCCCCAAGATGTACCAGGCCCTCTGCACTGGTGAGCACCTAAAGGACGTCACCCTCAAGTTCTACCGCATCACCAAGCAGGGGACCGAGGAGCACTACTACACCATCAAGCTCGAAGACGCCATCGTGGTCAGCATGAAGCCCTACATGCCGGTAACACTCCTGGAGGAGAACAATCCCTACCGCCACATGGAAGAAGTGGCCTTCACCTACCGCAAGATCAAGTGGACCTGGGAGCCCAACGGCATCGAAGCCGAGGATTCCTGGAGCGTGCCCAAGTAG